The following coding sequences lie in one Cyanobacteria bacterium FACHB-DQ100 genomic window:
- a CDS encoding winged helix-turn-helix transcriptional regulator: protein MPKTADVSSNIIVAGFHALSDPLRVQVLDLLRDRELCVCDLCEALDVSQSKLSFHLKTLKEAQLVQARQEGRWIYYSLNLTQFIVLEQYLAEFRRFSPILPVRKCRDEE, encoded by the coding sequence ATGCCAAAAACTGCTGATGTTTCATCAAATATTATTGTTGCGGGCTTTCACGCGCTGTCTGATCCCTTGCGCGTTCAAGTGTTGGATCTCTTGCGCGATCGTGAACTGTGTGTTTGCGATCTGTGCGAGGCGTTAGACGTGAGCCAATCGAAACTCTCCTTTCATCTCAAGACTCTGAAAGAGGCACAACTGGTTCAGGCACGGCAAGAGGGACGCTGGATTTACTACAGCCTGAATCTGACACAATTTATCGTGCTGGAGCAGTATCTCGCGGAATTCCGCCGCTTTAGCCCGATTCTTCCCGTGCGGAAATGTCGGGATGAGGAATAG
- a CDS encoding DUF1206 domain-containing protein yields the protein MTRPDLPPPLKQSAQQTLHHPGFEKLARLGYTAKGIVYFVVGLLAAQAAIGAGGRTTDTSGALQEIVVQPFGKLLLSLVAIGIVGYVLWRFAQAIFDPEHEGRPNSAKRIVNRIGYLLSAIAYSGLALTALNLILGTGGADGKASQDWTELVLAQPLGQWLVGLAGTIVVGVGLSHFYQAYTAKFQRHFKLDQMRLSERKWAKRVGQFGTAARGVVFCVIGLFVIIAAWQSDATEIRGLGEALAVLAQQPYGTWILGIVALGLIAYSIYSLIEARYRRLIQD from the coding sequence ATGACTCGCCCTGATCTTCCTCCTCCACTGAAGCAATCTGCACAGCAAACCCTGCATCATCCTGGATTTGAAAAGCTTGCTCGGCTTGGCTACACTGCTAAAGGAATTGTTTATTTTGTTGTGGGATTGTTAGCAGCACAAGCTGCGATTGGCGCGGGAGGACGAACCACCGACACGAGTGGGGCATTACAAGAGATCGTGGTGCAGCCGTTTGGCAAGCTGCTTCTAAGTCTCGTTGCGATCGGCATTGTCGGTTATGTGCTGTGGCGGTTTGCCCAAGCAATTTTCGATCCAGAGCATGAAGGCAGACCCAACTCTGCAAAACGGATTGTCAACCGGATTGGTTATTTATTGAGCGCGATCGCCTATTCAGGGCTGGCGCTGACTGCTCTTAATCTGATTCTAGGAACAGGCGGAGCAGACGGAAAAGCATCCCAAGACTGGACAGAACTTGTGCTAGCTCAACCTTTAGGACAATGGCTAGTTGGTTTGGCAGGTACGATCGTAGTGGGAGTCGGCTTATCGCACTTTTATCAGGCGTATACGGCAAAATTTCAGCGTCATTTTAAGCTAGATCAGATGCGGTTATCGGAGCGCAAATGGGCAAAGCGAGTCGGACAATTTGGCACTGCCGCACGGGGCGTAGTTTTTTGTGTGATTGGACTGTTTGTGATCATTGCGGCTTGGCAGTCTGATGCAACTGAGATTAGAGGACTAGGGGAAGCATTAGCCGTCCTAGCCCAGCAGCCTTATGGGACTTGGATTTTAGGAATTGTGGCCTTGGGTTTGATTGCTTATAGCATTTACTCTCTAATCGAAGCTCGATATCGACGACTCATACAGGATTAG